In the Corythoichthys intestinalis isolate RoL2023-P3 chromosome 12, ASM3026506v1, whole genome shotgun sequence genome, one interval contains:
- the LOC130926733 gene encoding uncharacterized protein LOC130926733: MQMLRTLTEKQKTNWKESLNKLIYAYNCTRCEVTGFSPFYLLFGRSPRLPIDLVFGLTTEVGNVDHRTYMEKWKREMQEANEIVQANIKKSTERGKRHYDSRVRTSVLCPGDRVLVRNLTPRGGTGKLRNHWEEDIHIVIRQVGENNPVYEIKPEKGRGRTRTLHRNLLLPCDHLPLEIHPQPAIKQKKKTTLAEETDQEQESDEDECVYYYKPVVEYQAPITDMTTEPTRETPALDTDERGPNTNTAGRRQDDVFLRDENQSDVEPRVEFQEEVPISLHSGSGGNEEHNGRYPRRERRPPEILTYDRLGTPSCCSTSHTRREPYQYPSLQYREGQLVTVWTNPFQTYQPHDMRAY; this comes from the coding sequence tgcagaTGCTGAGAACACTTACAGAAAAGCAAAAGACAAATTGGAAAGAATCATTGAACAAACTGATCTACGCCTATAATTGCACTCGATGTGAAGTCACAGGTTTTTCTCCCTTCTACCTGTTATTCGGAAGGTCACCAAGATTGCCAATTGATCTCGTATTTGGTCTCACAACTGAAGTAGGAAATGTAGACCACCGAACATACATGGAGAAATGGAAAAGAGAAATGCAGGAAGCAAACGAAATTGTCCaagcaaatataaaaaaatcaactgagaGGGGTAAAAGACACTATGATAGCAGAGTGAGAACATCTGTCTTGTGTCCTGGTGACCGTGTTCTGGTTCGGAATTTGACGCCTCGAGGAGGCACAGGAAAGCTTCGTAATCACTGGGAAGAGGATATCCATATTGTGATTCGTCAAGTTGGAGAAAATAACCCAGTGTATGAAATCAAACCTGAAAAGGGCAGAGGAAGAACAAGAACATTGCACCGAAACCTGTTATTACCATGTGATCACTTACCTTTGGAAATTCATCCGCAACCAGCaattaaacaaaagaaaaagacaaCCCTTGCAGAAGAAACAGACCAAGAGCAAGAGAGTGACGAAGATGAGTGTGTGTACTATTACAAGCCAGTAGTAGAGTATCAAGCACCCATTACAGACATGACTACTGAGCCAACTCGAGAGACACCAGCATTAGACACTGATGAACGTGGACCTAACACAAACACAGCTGGAAGAAGACAAGATGATGTGTTTTTGAGAGATGAAAATCAGAGTGATGTTGAGCCACGGGTAGAGTTTCAAGAGGAAGTTCCGATATCGCTCCACAGTGGTTCAGGAGGAAACGAAGAACATAATGGTAGATACCCAAGAAGAGAAAGACGACCTCCTGAAATCCTCACCTATGACCGGCTGGGAACTCCATCATGCTGTAGTACATCACACACAAGAAGAGAGCCTTACCAGTATCCATCTTTGCAGTACAGAGAAGGTCAGTTGGTGACAGTGTGGACAAACCCATTCCAAACATACCAGCCTCACGATATGCGAGCGTATTGA